One Leptolyngbya sp. NIES-2104 genomic window carries:
- a CDS encoding TrbI/VirB10 family protein, with protein sequence MDRQEIAKAAGWESDPVETQVIASEVTSKHDGGLLDAEDHIAPQFVEQDRPFWSRPLPRIVAVSIPATLGLWGLVSMVGGNRPQPIAQNPTPSPSITPTPAAPTEDTGNLRTRLALQSQANQVRQQQAKKPAQPNPTPQVAPVVRAAPPVVAQPVVRAAATAPQASTAIPPRSTPTPQVVRVASPKAASTRDPVQAWLSAAGIGNYGSVAIKSSTPNADVASVNDVSGGIGVPPPNSTPPITATFEPTPTAQVAIGTRAQGILETPIAWTEAINNPVQNFLVRLQEPLKSSDGTIVLPSGAALVVKVTNATNSGLAQLEATSALVSENGRNVERSLPEHAVLILGSGGKPLQAARDRPSRLGSDLGAALLSGASRAAGLINQPQSQILTSGTSGIQSTTTNNRPNLAAGVLEGITQSLLQSQLNRAQQSQQAANNQPSIFVLGQGTSVQVFVNQSISL encoded by the coding sequence ATGGATCGTCAGGAAATTGCAAAAGCAGCAGGTTGGGAGTCAGATCCCGTAGAAACACAAGTGATTGCATCGGAAGTGACTTCAAAGCATGATGGCGGATTACTCGACGCAGAGGATCACATTGCGCCTCAATTTGTAGAGCAAGATCGCCCGTTTTGGTCGCGTCCGTTGCCTCGGATTGTAGCAGTGTCGATTCCTGCAACATTAGGGCTTTGGGGTTTAGTTAGCATGGTTGGAGGCAACCGTCCACAGCCGATCGCACAAAACCCAACTCCGTCTCCCTCGATCACACCCACTCCGGCTGCTCCAACCGAGGATACTGGGAACTTGCGGACTCGTCTAGCACTTCAGTCTCAAGCGAATCAGGTTCGTCAGCAGCAAGCGAAGAAACCTGCTCAACCCAATCCCACGCCGCAGGTTGCGCCCGTTGTCCGTGCTGCTCCGCCCGTGGTTGCTCAACCCGTCGTTCGTGCTGCTGCAACTGCTCCGCAAGCATCCACAGCAATCCCGCCTCGTTCAACTCCTACACCGCAGGTCGTCCGTGTTGCTTCACCGAAGGCAGCCTCAACGCGAGATCCAGTACAGGCATGGTTAAGCGCCGCAGGAATCGGAAATTATGGTTCAGTGGCGATAAAGAGCAGCACCCCAAACGCTGATGTTGCCAGCGTCAATGATGTTTCTGGAGGAATAGGAGTCCCGCCACCTAATTCGACACCACCCATCACAGCGACCTTTGAACCAACTCCAACCGCACAAGTCGCGATCGGAACCCGCGCACAGGGAATTCTCGAAACGCCGATCGCGTGGACAGAAGCAATCAATAATCCTGTTCAAAATTTTTTAGTGCGATTGCAAGAGCCGCTTAAGTCATCTGATGGAACGATCGTGCTGCCGAGCGGGGCTGCATTAGTGGTAAAGGTGACAAACGCCACGAATTCGGGGCTGGCACAACTCGAAGCCACTTCAGCTCTTGTCTCTGAAAACGGGCGCAATGTTGAACGATCGCTTCCCGAACACGCTGTTTTAATTTTGGGCAGTGGAGGAAAGCCGTTACAGGCAGCGCGCGATCGCCCTAGTCGTCTGGGATCAGATTTAGGAGCAGCATTGCTTTCGGGTGCATCACGAGCGGCGGGGCTGATTAATCAACCTCAAAGTCAAATTTTGACAAGCGGGACGAGTGGGATTCAGTCCACCACAACTAATAACAGACCAAATTTAGCGGCTGGAGTCCTTGAAGGTATTACTCAGTCATTGCTGCAAAGTCAATTGAATCGCGCTCAACAGTCTCAACAAGCAGCAAACAATCAACCTTCAATTTTTGTTCTGGGTCAAGGAACCTCGGTTCAAGTGTTTGTAAATCAGTCAATCAGTCTTTAA
- a CDS encoding glycoside hydrolase family 19 protein has product MALRTLYRFLVALLFIISFVLITLSSIPWASRKSVQAFETSPPVSTLSYTMGTQTAQTPDWNRIQFKTLPAIQEPGWIKLPANLIKQLGYDPSRTWAAGQTPDQFVMLGDVQDAFHLEQFNLQQISQLSRSAIDTLNLNDFGMSQWQTPKSLVEAIPAIADLPLNQVKPLQDLWAKQGGGTFGGNTLAQLVERVPTFAAMPLGKNLDLAQYSINSIPKLALTPLSQFKGWQRSFVEQVPGLNQVPFSQFPQSPANGVGIAAIADVVWSAAEHGDPKVKADSFVTGSALKTGATAPVACEAGKPCSYMELSDLTGQAGAMHGKRWASGATQRVKGGYGFLAKVNGGWEPTGRLVYGPAFKVVMTKANEAKGQADFGLYLRACVHGIVDLGCTPYFIGPVPWIPVREKGLVIVAGKNAPPVKVPSEFQNQISAIEGQYNAIANPGGAIDDCGGGTVSGEAVNRAIAAAPSGDRPYAQKVIPLVLADAKRYGVTDPAQVAYILATAQAEVNFNPRDEDDDYSRSGACGNYCGRGLVQLTHIENYERAGKAIGVDLVNQPQLANRPDIASKIMVMGMRDGWFTGAGLGSYIRGGSANFGGARQIVNDGDRSGEIAQYAQRYYEAIRGTNISTLSEKPGQECSIKAKGATAQKIAQAVSRSVGESTAAGPGGGNVACAWEVNRVLAKAGIPSIDGDSVPNMVAVLESGRGQRINPAQAGPGDIVIAHDMEHVGICIDQGCNRVMSNSSSRKQFSWQSDRDFDGFYGGASHGIYRVK; this is encoded by the coding sequence ATGGCACTGCGTACACTCTACCGATTTTTAGTTGCTTTACTATTTATCATCAGTTTCGTACTGATAACGCTGAGTTCGATTCCGTGGGCATCACGTAAATCTGTGCAAGCGTTTGAAACTTCTCCGCCAGTGTCTACCCTGTCCTACACAATGGGAACTCAGACCGCACAGACACCGGATTGGAATCGCATTCAGTTTAAGACACTGCCTGCGATTCAAGAACCAGGGTGGATTAAACTTCCTGCCAATCTAATCAAGCAGTTAGGCTATGATCCATCACGTACTTGGGCAGCAGGTCAAACTCCAGATCAGTTTGTCATGTTGGGAGATGTTCAGGATGCGTTTCATCTTGAGCAATTCAATTTACAGCAGATTTCTCAACTGAGTCGGAGCGCGATCGACACGCTAAACCTGAACGATTTTGGCATGAGCCAATGGCAAACTCCAAAGTCACTTGTTGAAGCGATTCCTGCGATCGCGGATCTTCCACTCAACCAGGTCAAACCATTACAAGATCTGTGGGCAAAACAAGGAGGAGGAACATTCGGAGGAAATACTTTAGCACAACTGGTCGAGCGCGTCCCTACCTTTGCTGCAATGCCATTAGGTAAAAATCTTGATCTTGCTCAGTACTCGATCAATTCAATTCCAAAGCTCGCGCTCACGCCGTTATCACAGTTCAAAGGTTGGCAGCGTAGCTTTGTCGAACAAGTACCGGGGCTAAATCAAGTTCCGTTTAGTCAGTTTCCTCAATCGCCTGCGAACGGCGTTGGAATTGCAGCGATCGCAGATGTCGTTTGGAGTGCTGCCGAGCATGGTGATCCGAAAGTCAAAGCAGATTCATTCGTTACTGGAAGTGCCTTAAAGACTGGGGCAACGGCTCCGGTCGCCTGTGAAGCGGGGAAGCCTTGCTCCTACATGGAATTGAGTGATTTAACCGGACAAGCTGGCGCGATGCACGGAAAACGCTGGGCATCGGGGGCAACTCAGCGCGTCAAAGGTGGCTATGGATTTTTAGCAAAAGTGAATGGAGGATGGGAACCGACTGGGCGACTTGTGTACGGTCCCGCTTTCAAAGTGGTGATGACCAAGGCAAATGAAGCGAAAGGGCAAGCAGATTTTGGCTTGTATTTGCGGGCTTGTGTGCATGGAATCGTAGATTTAGGCTGTACGCCTTACTTTATTGGTCCAGTTCCCTGGATTCCAGTACGGGAAAAGGGATTAGTAATTGTTGCTGGCAAGAATGCCCCACCTGTCAAAGTTCCATCAGAGTTTCAGAATCAGATTAGCGCGATCGAGGGGCAGTACAACGCGATCGCGAATCCAGGCGGCGCAATCGATGATTGTGGAGGTGGTACAGTCAGTGGCGAAGCGGTAAATCGGGCGATCGCAGCAGCTCCATCGGGCGATCGTCCCTACGCTCAAAAAGTGATTCCATTAGTGCTTGCAGATGCCAAACGCTACGGCGTAACTGACCCAGCGCAAGTCGCTTATATTTTGGCGACTGCACAAGCAGAAGTAAACTTCAATCCGCGCGATGAAGATGACGATTACTCTCGCTCTGGAGCCTGCGGAAACTATTGTGGACGTGGACTGGTGCAACTCACTCATATTGAGAACTATGAGCGTGCTGGAAAAGCGATCGGAGTAGATTTAGTGAATCAGCCTCAACTTGCCAACCGTCCTGATATTGCCTCGAAAATTATGGTGATGGGAATGCGCGATGGCTGGTTTACAGGCGCTGGATTAGGTAGCTATATTCGCGGTGGTTCGGCAAACTTTGGTGGAGCGCGGCAGATTGTCAATGATGGCGATCGCTCTGGTGAAATTGCTCAATATGCTCAACGCTACTACGAGGCAATTCGTGGGACTAACATTTCAACATTGTCAGAGAAACCGGGTCAGGAGTGTTCAATCAAAGCGAAAGGTGCGACCGCTCAGAAGATCGCTCAGGCTGTAAGTCGATCGGTTGGAGAAAGTACAGCCGCTGGACCTGGCGGCGGCAATGTCGCCTGTGCGTGGGAAGTCAATCGCGTTTTGGCAAAAGCGGGAATTCCCTCGATCGATGGGGACTCTGTGCCCAATATGGTCGCAGTTTTAGAGTCTGGACGAGGGCAACGAATTAATCCGGCACAAGCAGGTCCCGGTGACATTGTGATTGCTCACGACATGGAGCATGTTGGGATTTGCATCGATCAAGGCTGTAATCGAGTCATGTCGAATTCAAGTAGTCGAAAACAGTTTAGCTGGCAGTCCGATCGCGATTTTGATGGATTTTATGGAGGAGCGAGTCATGGCATTTATCGAGTCAAATAG
- a CDS encoding type IV secretory system conjugative DNA transfer family protein: protein MPTQPSPKINHSMPSQATTVQPRSLSQDALSGLAPLLRWDSGGLLLGCLVLALLMAIGGRKKHLVFGRKAGVWEKLSATRRAEQQMRKRQHNRVTLYVGTPRNRGLTAQLTTLMGQPPTLYVPNANEGITVCGGPGKGKSYASIDPLIRSSLDQGFPTMIYDYKGEQLRRHVAYAVSKGYEVAVFAPGFDYSSVCNPLDFLEDEADSTMAKQFAITMNRNSKAGEASGKQDEYFKQAGDLLVQAVLMLAKGTPYQDLTMVWAILSCPDLARRMLDAQAHGELDVWASISATALTSVAHAEQTGGGIISTAVATFAPLIDKKFLTCLCGKTTLPIDLVGKRLVVFQLDQRTRDVVAPIVATILNLLVVRNLSERRKEPLVLAMDEFPTLYLQAIVQWANEYRENGLALILGYQNYAQLENKYGKEMTQSILAACATQFIFNPQHEESAQRYSKYFGEEEVIIRARSRNHGKSSGTSQSEQYHKRPLFDARFLLTLPRGKCVFVNPAYQGSGEAAIPFCLEVKIPQFDDAAQQWSEEKWDTKVRRRLVDRAIRTQTNWTPDAMKSQLKERFEFVDQILLPMLESSSSIDSVEKYESTTFEELANW from the coding sequence ATGCCGACTCAGCCAAGCCCCAAAATCAATCATTCAATGCCTTCACAAGCCACTACAGTACAGCCGCGATCGCTGTCTCAAGATGCTTTAAGCGGACTAGCTCCCCTGCTTCGCTGGGACAGTGGAGGATTGTTGTTGGGATGCCTTGTTTTGGCGCTTCTGATGGCGATCGGCGGGCGGAAAAAGCACCTTGTCTTTGGACGCAAAGCAGGGGTGTGGGAAAAACTATCTGCTACACGCCGCGCAGAACAACAAATGCGGAAGCGCCAGCACAATCGCGTCACGCTCTACGTTGGCACGCCCCGCAATCGTGGACTTACAGCACAACTGACAACCCTAATGGGGCAACCTCCCACGCTGTATGTTCCCAATGCGAATGAAGGGATTACCGTTTGCGGTGGACCCGGAAAAGGAAAAAGTTATGCGTCGATCGATCCCTTGATCCGATCATCCTTGGATCAAGGCTTTCCCACGATGATCTATGACTACAAAGGTGAGCAGCTCCGACGGCACGTTGCTTATGCTGTGAGCAAAGGCTATGAAGTCGCAGTCTTCGCCCCTGGATTTGACTATAGCTCGGTTTGCAACCCGCTCGATTTTCTCGAAGATGAAGCAGATTCTACGATGGCAAAACAGTTCGCGATCACGATGAATCGCAACTCAAAAGCGGGGGAAGCTTCTGGCAAGCAGGATGAATATTTTAAGCAGGCTGGAGACTTATTGGTGCAAGCAGTATTAATGCTGGCAAAAGGAACGCCCTATCAAGACTTGACAATGGTCTGGGCAATTCTAAGCTGTCCAGATTTAGCTCGACGAATGTTAGATGCTCAGGCTCATGGCGAACTGGATGTCTGGGCATCAATTAGCGCAACTGCATTAACTTCGGTCGCTCATGCGGAACAAACAGGCGGAGGCATTATTAGTACAGCCGTCGCGACTTTTGCACCGCTGATTGATAAAAAATTTCTCACCTGTCTTTGTGGTAAAACTACGCTACCGATCGATTTAGTCGGTAAGCGCCTGGTTGTCTTCCAGTTAGATCAGCGGACTCGTGATGTCGTTGCTCCGATCGTCGCAACCATCCTCAATCTGCTAGTCGTTCGCAATCTCTCTGAACGCCGCAAAGAGCCACTGGTTCTTGCAATGGATGAATTTCCGACTTTGTATCTGCAAGCGATCGTGCAATGGGCAAATGAATACCGCGAAAATGGACTAGCTTTAATCTTGGGCTATCAGAACTACGCACAGCTAGAAAATAAATACGGCAAAGAAATGACTCAAAGCATTCTTGCTGCTTGTGCAACTCAATTTATCTTTAATCCGCAGCATGAGGAAAGCGCTCAACGCTACTCGAAATACTTTGGTGAGGAAGAGGTAATTATTCGTGCTAGAAGTCGCAATCACGGTAAAAGCTCAGGAACCTCTCAATCCGAGCAGTATCACAAACGTCCTTTGTTCGATGCAAGGTTTTTACTAACTTTGCCACGCGGAAAATGTGTGTTCGTTAATCCAGCTTATCAAGGTTCCGGTGAAGCCGCGATTCCTTTTTGTCTTGAAGTCAAGATTCCCCAATTCGACGATGCGGCTCAACAGTGGAGTGAAGAAAAATGGGATACGAAAGTACGGAGGCGCCTTGTCGATCGCGCCATTCGTACCCAAACAAATTGGACACCTGATGCAATGAAATCACAATTGAAAGAGCGGTTTGAGTTTGTCGATCAAATCTTACTTCCAATGTTAGAAAGTAGTTCATCGATCGATTCCGTTGAAAAGTACGAAAGCACGACGTTTGAAGAGCTTGCAAATTGGTAA
- a CDS encoding DUF3368 domain-containing protein, which produces MIIVSDTSAIGNLAIVNHLWLLQSIYGKVLIPDVVAQELSNASRPEIQAVLSLDWIETKAIVNLAMANTLQQDQKLDPGESHAIVLALEQQADELLIDERRGRQEAAKLGIPIIGILGVLLVAKQRQLIPQVQPILDALMQQAAFRVSSALYTQILLQAREAQP; this is translated from the coding sequence ATGATCATCGTCAGTGACACCTCCGCAATTGGCAACTTAGCGATCGTCAATCATCTTTGGCTACTTCAGAGCATTTATGGCAAAGTTCTGATTCCCGATGTCGTTGCACAAGAACTCAGCAATGCCTCACGTCCTGAAATTCAAGCAGTTTTGTCACTCGATTGGATTGAAACAAAAGCGATCGTCAATCTCGCAATGGCAAACACCCTACAGCAAGATCAAAAACTTGATCCAGGCGAATCCCATGCAATCGTGCTGGCATTAGAACAACAAGCCGATGAACTTCTAATTGATGAGCGCAGAGGCAGACAAGAAGCGGCAAAACTAGGCATCCCAATTATCGGAATTCTCGGCGTTCTACTGGTTGCAAAGCAACGCCAACTGATTCCACAAGTTCAACCCATCTTGGATGCTCTGATGCAGCAAGCCGCCTTTAGAGTCAGTTCAGCACTCTACACACAAATCCTACTGCAAGCAAGGGAAGCTCAACCCTGA
- a CDS encoding UPF0175 family protein, whose translation MQITIDLPDSLQFTEADLRTELAIALFQQDRVTLGSASKIAAMHVMDFQKLISDRGICIHYDVEEFQQDVQHLQERGWL comes from the coding sequence ATGCAAATCACGATCGACCTTCCCGACTCTCTTCAATTCACCGAAGCCGACCTTCGCACCGAACTCGCGATCGCGCTTTTCCAGCAAGATCGCGTTACTCTTGGCAGTGCCAGCAAAATCGCAGCAATGCACGTCATGGACTTCCAAAAGCTGATTAGCGATCGCGGCATCTGTATTCATTACGATGTCGAAGAATTTCAACAGGACGTGCAACACCTACAAGAACGCGGCTGGCTATGA
- a CDS encoding toll/interleukin-1 receptor domain-containing protein produces MSETSKYNFPNAQKVQIFEQVGTYIENNHSPTSENKTATSFQNSPLTLFYSYSHKDEILRDQLNTHLTLLQRQGIIDSWYDRNITAGTEWAEAIYTHLNTADIILLLISADFLASDYCYEKEMNRAIERHNRQEALIIPIILRPCDWTSAPFGKLQALPIAHGEGAKAVTTWSNQDEAFSAIATGIRKAATEIRPKRASS; encoded by the coding sequence ATGAGTGAAACTTCCAAATACAATTTCCCAAATGCTCAGAAAGTCCAAATTTTCGAGCAAGTCGGTACATACATCGAAAACAACCACTCCCCAACCTCCGAAAATAAAACGGCGACTAGCTTTCAAAACTCCCCGCTCACCCTCTTCTACTCCTATTCTCACAAAGACGAAATCCTCCGCGACCAACTCAACACCCACCTCACCCTGCTTCAGCGCCAAGGCATCATCGATTCTTGGTACGATCGCAATATCACAGCCGGAACCGAGTGGGCAGAAGCGATCTATACCCACCTCAACACCGCCGACATCATCCTACTCTTGATTAGCGCCGACTTCCTCGCTTCTGACTATTGCTACGAAAAAGAGATGAACCGAGCGATCGAGCGTCACAACAGGCAAGAAGCTCTCATCATTCCTATTATTCTACGCCCCTGCGACTGGACATCTGCCCCCTTTGGCAAGCTTCAGGCGCTTCCGATCGCGCATGGCGAAGGCGCAAAAGCGGTTACGACTTGGAGCAATCAGGATGAGGCATTTAGTGCAATCGCTACAGGCATCCGCAAAGCGGCAACAGAAATACGCCCAAAGAGAGCCTCAAGCTAA
- a CDS encoding UPF0175 family protein, with translation MQITIDIPDEIAQNKTLSQADWLREVAIALFRQELVTLGTASHIAGMQQLEFQGLLYDRGINSHYNIDDYRADIESLRSNHWR, from the coding sequence ATGCAAATTACGATCGACATCCCTGATGAAATTGCTCAAAACAAGACTCTCTCTCAAGCAGACTGGCTACGAGAGGTCGCGATCGCACTGTTTCGCCAAGAACTTGTCACCCTTGGCACTGCCAGCCACATCGCCGGAATGCAACAGCTAGAGTTTCAAGGATTACTCTACGATCGCGGCATCAATTCTCATTACAACATTGATGACTATCGAGCAGATATTGAAAGCCTACGCAGCAATCACTGGCGGTAA
- a CDS encoding type II toxin-antitoxin system VapC family toxin — MPNNLFIDTSGWASIFVPTETHYSIAAEHFRTAIANRTEIITNYVITELVALLNSPHRLPRDRIFNHINIVRQNSYITRIHIDPTVDQAAWELCQNRPGKPWSLVDCSSFIIMQQHNIQSALTTDHHFEQAGFTRLLK, encoded by the coding sequence ATGCCGAATAATCTCTTCATCGATACCTCTGGCTGGGCAAGCATTTTCGTCCCCACCGAAACCCATTACTCGATCGCTGCCGAGCATTTCCGCACCGCGATCGCTAACCGCACTGAAATCATCACCAACTACGTCATCACCGAACTTGTCGCACTACTCAACAGTCCGCATCGACTCCCACGAGATCGCATCTTCAACCACATCAATATCGTTCGCCAAAATTCCTATATTACCCGTATCCACATTGATCCCACGGTCGATCAAGCTGCCTGGGAACTCTGCCAAAATCGCCCCGGTAAGCCCTGGTCGCTCGTCGATTGTAGTTCCTTCATTATCATGCAACAACACAACATCCAATCAGCCCTCACTACCGACCACCATTTTGAACAAGCAGGCTTCACTCGACTTTTGAAATAA
- a CDS encoding HEAT repeat domain-containing protein encodes MSDLSEFQPYLESIRAAYAKWWQLYTLTDAAGKQRQAQQGSPPFDFGLIVQTVKKDDRREEEKIERFSVLDGIRKYAQQHVLLVGRPGSGKSTALARLMLEEATTAQARIPVLVELRYWQGSIEQLIRDSFTRHDLPAELLDEALKRSLILFDGVNELPSEEARSQLSAFRRNHPKLPMIFTTRDLSLGGDLGIEKKLEMQPLTEAQMQAFIRSYVPEQAEQMLRQLKDRLRELGQTPLLLWMLCGLFQQTGTIPENLGLVFREFTQGYERFLKEDVRIESDRAWWKPVLQQLAWVMMQGEKPTEFRVAIREEEAVRAIGQFLEGKVPYAEDFARKCLRDLQKHHLIQVGADLEELEFRHQLIQEYYAAEALLEQLPKLDDKRLKREYLNFLKWTEPVALMLALVDEAQAVRAVGLALDVDSMLGARLAGYVKEDYQAKTLNLVTVLEVSKVLKIRLLGEMRSRYAIQDLHAALKDEETLLLALRALERIGSDQAICEIPQAVNGKPSSVQSLAVRILEEVRSEVAIKGLQEIASNANSKIKDKVERALEKLGVRSTDKPLSQNITSRRRAMELSSSMSKRDLLLSAQQDIHPSIHKLIQNQGTHDLESFVKMLEKVNTKEAIAILLSTLNEDDDLYEITFLILGLLGYEEVLPQLITALKSDEEFIRESAVLGLSKIGTPGAIDGVIQALEDEDIYEIAAEILIHLADEVALPGLLKILEKEDSDTDICIRTAKALVKIESDGAIEGLLEALQDQSFDKSWVVADALKAAGKENLVLPELLEKMRSDYSYYDRCQTAISLGYLGEVRAIPMLLSAIDCEEPDICWKVIYVLGRFADYPITASTLQELSEAATPRLIQVILESNFSDSVAEAIEALSKLASPQQLPKFWQHSSSSLSFLRVIGSIQKRLKYYDYKIYQVHLEAQKNDRQTPQNNDLSPTIIQNYPNVIEVKQTIMSNSSKYNFPNAQKVQIFEQVTTYIENNHPTDPEVKTAIADLTLLLSQLQTQYPQVTTESQALTVLDAEFTEIQQFTTHPFVTLRQQLLSPERHLQAIKATLAEVAKHYLEESVWSKAAITYLDKMSETPD; translated from the coding sequence ATGAGTGACCTGAGCGAGTTCCAGCCCTATCTTGAGTCGATTCGTGCCGCTTATGCCAAGTGGTGGCAGCTTTACACGCTGACGGATGCTGCTGGAAAGCAACGGCAGGCGCAGCAAGGATCGCCTCCGTTTGACTTTGGGCTGATAGTGCAAACGGTGAAGAAAGACGATCGCCGAGAGGAGGAAAAGATCGAGCGCTTCTCAGTGCTGGACGGGATTCGCAAGTACGCACAGCAGCATGTGTTGTTAGTGGGACGACCCGGATCGGGGAAATCTACGGCGTTGGCGCGATTGATGCTGGAAGAGGCAACGACAGCCCAAGCTAGGATTCCAGTGTTGGTAGAATTGCGCTATTGGCAAGGGTCGATCGAGCAATTGATCCGCGATTCGTTCACTCGGCACGATCTCCCTGCGGAATTGCTTGACGAGGCTTTGAAGCGATCGCTGATTCTCTTCGATGGGGTGAATGAGTTGCCGTCTGAGGAGGCGCGATCGCAGCTTTCCGCTTTCCGCCGCAACCATCCCAAACTGCCGATGATCTTCACCACCCGCGATTTGAGCTTGGGCGGAGATTTGGGAATTGAAAAGAAATTAGAAATGCAGCCGCTCACCGAAGCTCAAATGCAAGCATTTATTCGATCGTATGTACCAGAGCAAGCGGAGCAAATGCTGCGGCAATTAAAGGATCGATTGCGCGAGTTAGGGCAAACGCCGTTGCTGCTATGGATGCTGTGTGGCTTGTTTCAGCAAACCGGGACGATTCCAGAGAATTTGGGGTTAGTGTTTCGGGAGTTTACGCAGGGGTATGAGCGGTTTTTGAAAGAGGATGTGCGGATTGAGAGCGATCGAGCTTGGTGGAAACCTGTGCTTCAGCAGTTGGCTTGGGTGATGATGCAGGGGGAGAAGCCGACGGAGTTTCGGGTAGCGATTCGGGAAGAAGAGGCGGTTAGAGCGATCGGGCAATTCTTAGAAGGAAAAGTCCCGTATGCGGAGGATTTTGCACGGAAGTGTTTACGAGATTTGCAGAAGCATCATTTGATTCAGGTGGGTGCAGATCTAGAGGAGCTAGAGTTTCGGCATCAACTGATTCAGGAATATTATGCGGCAGAGGCGTTATTAGAGCAGTTGCCGAAGTTGGATGATAAGCGACTGAAGCGGGAGTATTTGAATTTTCTGAAATGGACGGAGCCTGTGGCGTTGATGCTAGCGCTAGTGGATGAGGCGCAAGCAGTTCGAGCGGTAGGACTAGCGTTGGATGTCGATTCAATGTTAGGGGCACGGTTGGCAGGTTATGTAAAAGAAGACTATCAAGCCAAAACATTGAACCTAGTAACTGTGTTAGAAGTCTCAAAAGTTTTGAAGATAAGACTCTTAGGTGAAATGCGCTCTCGGTACGCAATTCAAGATTTACATGCAGCACTAAAGGATGAAGAAACTCTACTTCTTGCCCTCCGAGCATTAGAACGAATCGGCAGTGATCAAGCTATCTGTGAAATTCCTCAAGCAGTTAATGGTAAGCCTTCTTCCGTTCAATCTTTAGCAGTCCGAATTTTAGAAGAAGTTAGGAGCGAAGTTGCAATCAAGGGATTACAGGAAATTGCTTCAAATGCAAATAGTAAAATTAAAGATAAAGTAGAACGCGCCTTAGAGAAACTAGGAGTTAGATCCACAGACAAGCCTCTTTCTCAAAACATTACAAGTCGTCGTAGAGCGATGGAATTGAGTTCAAGTATGTCTAAGAGGGACTTACTTTTATCGGCTCAGCAAGATATCCATCCTTCGATCCACAAATTAATTCAAAATCAAGGCACTCATGACTTAGAAAGCTTTGTGAAGATGTTGGAAAAAGTAAATACTAAAGAAGCTATTGCTATCTTGCTTTCCACTTTGAATGAAGATGACGATCTATATGAAATAACATTTCTCATACTCGGACTTCTGGGATATGAAGAAGTCTTACCTCAATTGATTACTGCCTTAAAATCAGATGAAGAATTTATTCGTGAATCGGCTGTTCTAGGATTGTCAAAAATAGGAACACCTGGCGCGATTGATGGCGTTATTCAAGCACTAGAAGATGAAGACATTTATGAAATAGCAGCAGAAATTCTTATACACCTGGCTGATGAAGTCGCACTGCCTGGACTATTGAAGATTTTAGAGAAGGAAGATTCAGATACTGACATCTGTATACGCACTGCTAAGGCACTTGTAAAAATAGAATCTGATGGCGCAATTGAAGGATTACTTGAGGCACTTCAAGACCAGAGTTTTGATAAGTCTTGGGTAGTGGCTGATGCCTTGAAAGCAGCAGGAAAGGAAAACTTGGTGCTTCCTGAATTGCTTGAGAAAATGCGATCTGACTATAGCTACTATGATCGATGCCAAACTGCTATTTCACTAGGTTATCTTGGCGAAGTACGCGCCATCCCAATGTTGCTTTCAGCAATCGATTGTGAAGAGCCAGACATCTGCTGGAAAGTAATATATGTACTAGGGAGATTTGCAGATTATCCTATCACGGCATCTACTCTACAAGAATTGTCTGAAGCAGCTACCCCTAGGTTAATTCAAGTAATCTTAGAAAGTAATTTTAGTGATTCTGTTGCAGAAGCAATTGAAGCTCTCAGTAAGTTAGCAAGCCCTCAACAGCTACCTAAATTCTGGCAACATTCATCTTCTTCTTTAAGTTTTCTGCGGGTGATTGGATCGATTCAAAAGCGACTCAAATACTATGACTATAAAATTTATCAAGTTCACTTGGAAGCACAGAAGAACGATCGACAAACTCCCCAAAACAACGATCTCTCTCCCACAATCATCCAAAACTATCCCAATGTCATTGAAGTAAAACAAACTATCATGAGCAACTCATCTAAATACAACTTCCCCAATGCTCAAAAAGTTCAAATCTTTGAGCAAGTAACTACCTACATCGAAAACAACCATCCCACAGATCCTGAAGTCAAAACCGCGATCGCTGACCTCACACTTTTACTCTCTCAACTTCAAACGCAATACCCCCAAGTCACGACCGAATCCCAAGCCCTCACCGTTCTCGATGCCGAATTTACAGAAATTCAACAATTTACAACTCATCCATTTGTCACCCTCCGACAACAACTGCTTAGTCCAGAGCGCCATCTTCAAGCCATCAAAGCCACCCTCGCAGAAGTTGCTAAACACTACCTCGAAGAAAGCGTCTGGTCAAAAGCAGCCATCACCTATCTCGATAAAATGAGCGAAACCCCCGACTAA